The Streptomyces sp. NBC_01353 genome contains a region encoding:
- a CDS encoding vWA domain-containing protein: MSLPGFTPDNTRLITATGQGLVAGNRLALSGRRLSAETAGVLLPRGAGSDRSVAVRLVPVLELPEDVLVVPEQLALEHGLAEAPWHLRPVEARVPATVELESPAELSLDEATRRVQNSTLLLGHVFVYGDGHGHADEWIDVGGHPFRVRSVSDRSGQALNGLLSIGAETRISVFAPGVRSAVDIVVLADCSGSMGANDIPDAREGFRIRRDLRVTRMEALKRALRTMIDARAQVDGLVTRFALVRFDLTTQVLFPGRDGMAEVTTAPGDRSLEQLRGAVTLLKHGDQPTDIGKALHRAGELLYRHGVPDNDKLIVLVSDGAHWAPMSEDRSGESVVGTEDPVSTMEELHTELGIRLHAVGISDQTLFGRWWEAYCKQQKVRLQPPQHLVPNHELLQQLVDVAGGDRHRIGGVEVLEEYFAELGSGVVRSVGAPAQRRLPALQIDPAAVVVAARRTVLDPSRRERWETQVETVLGLYSEICAASVPRLGYALFDAAPPVDLQRLRRIASSHMDFTAWLAAAYKVFHERIHKSVRFPKSDPKYAAKLPLPALVEPLWDGRLGEVHGLRNFFLHNPEYEKRTEEQNRQVGEVLLKHTGKYAVGEEDAEGWQRLQGGLLSNLSAVLGEVLDLLVSPPPGQGEPDPSHVEPAAPAVPASAAAADVRLMQQGW, translated from the coding sequence ATGAGTCTCCCCGGTTTTACGCCGGACAACACGCGGCTGATCACGGCGACCGGGCAGGGGCTCGTGGCAGGCAACCGGCTGGCCCTGTCCGGTCGTCGGCTCTCGGCGGAGACCGCGGGTGTGCTGCTGCCGCGTGGCGCCGGCTCCGACCGGTCCGTGGCCGTGCGGCTGGTCCCCGTACTCGAGCTGCCCGAGGACGTGCTGGTCGTTCCCGAACAGCTGGCCCTGGAGCACGGGCTGGCGGAGGCGCCGTGGCACCTGAGGCCCGTGGAAGCGCGGGTGCCTGCGACGGTGGAGCTGGAGTCACCGGCCGAACTCTCCCTGGACGAAGCCACCCGACGCGTACAGAACTCGACGCTCCTGCTCGGCCACGTCTTCGTGTACGGGGACGGTCACGGACACGCGGACGAGTGGATCGACGTCGGCGGGCACCCCTTCCGGGTGCGTTCCGTCAGCGATCGGTCCGGGCAGGCGCTGAACGGATTGCTGAGCATCGGCGCGGAGACGAGGATCAGCGTGTTCGCCCCGGGTGTGCGGAGCGCTGTCGACATCGTGGTGCTGGCGGACTGCAGCGGCTCCATGGGGGCCAACGACATCCCCGACGCACGTGAAGGCTTCCGCATCCGTAGGGATCTCAGAGTGACCCGGATGGAAGCGCTCAAGAGGGCCCTGCGCACGATGATCGACGCGCGGGCTCAGGTGGACGGTCTGGTCACGCGGTTCGCCCTCGTGCGCTTCGACCTCACCACCCAGGTGCTCTTCCCCGGGCGCGACGGCATGGCCGAGGTGACGACCGCTCCCGGCGACCGGAGTCTCGAGCAGTTGCGGGGTGCCGTCACCCTGCTCAAACACGGTGACCAGCCCACCGACATCGGAAAGGCCCTGCATCGAGCGGGTGAGCTGCTCTACCGGCACGGCGTCCCCGACAACGACAAGCTCATCGTCCTCGTGAGCGACGGTGCGCACTGGGCGCCGATGAGCGAGGACCGCAGCGGGGAGTCGGTCGTGGGTACGGAAGACCCGGTGTCGACGATGGAGGAACTCCACACGGAGCTCGGTATCCGGCTCCACGCGGTGGGGATCAGCGATCAGACGCTCTTCGGCCGCTGGTGGGAGGCCTACTGCAAGCAGCAGAAGGTCCGGCTCCAGCCGCCCCAGCACTTGGTCCCCAACCACGAACTGCTGCAGCAGCTGGTCGACGTCGCCGGCGGCGACCGGCACCGCATCGGCGGGGTGGAAGTGCTGGAGGAGTACTTCGCGGAGCTGGGCAGCGGCGTCGTCAGGTCCGTCGGTGCGCCGGCGCAGAGGCGGCTGCCCGCGCTGCAGATCGACCCTGCCGCAGTCGTCGTCGCGGCCCGTCGCACCGTGCTCGACCCGTCCCGGCGGGAGCGCTGGGAGACGCAGGTGGAGACCGTCCTCGGGCTCTACTCGGAGATCTGCGCGGCGTCGGTGCCCCGGCTCGGTTACGCGCTGTTCGACGCGGCGCCGCCGGTCGACCTGCAGCGGCTGCGCCGGATCGCCTCGAGCCACATGGATTTCACCGCTTGGCTGGCGGCCGCCTACAAGGTGTTCCACGAGCGCATCCACAAGTCCGTCCGCTTCCCCAAGTCGGACCCCAAGTACGCGGCGAAACTCCCCCTGCCCGCACTGGTGGAACCTTTGTGGGACGGACGGTTGGGAGAAGTGCACGGACTGCGCAACTTCTTTCTCCACAACCCGGAGTACGAGAAGCGGACGGAGGAGCAGAACCGTCAGGTGGGCGAAGTACTTCTGAAGCACACCGGGAAGTACGCGGTGGGCGAGGAGGACGCCGAGGGCTGGCAGCGGCTGCAGGGGGGCCTGCTCAGCAACCTGTCGGCGGTGCTGGGCGAAGTCCTCGACCTGTTGGTCTCCCCGCCGCCGGGTCAGGGGGAGCCCGATCCCTCTCACGTCGAGCCGGCCGCCCCGGCCGTCCCGGCGTCGGCTGCCGCGGCGGACGTACGTCTCATGCAGCAGGGGTGGTGA
- a CDS encoding aldo/keto reductase, with the protein MTQYRSLGRTGVKVSPLCLGTMMFGARGNPDHEDSVRIIRRALDAGINFVDTADVYSAGESETIVGKALAGGRRDGVVLATKFHGSLGEDPNERGNSRRWIIREVENSLRRLGTDWIDLYQVHRPEPDTDFDETLGALTDLVRQGKIRYIGTSTFEPSAIVEGQWIAERRGRERVVAEQPPYSLLARGIEREVLPVAQRYGLGVLAWSPLAGGWLSGRYRKGAEQPRSSRADRQAERFDIVSPENAAKLDAAEALAQLAEEAGLTLIQLALAFVIEHPAVTSAIIGPRTLDQLESQLGADSVRLSRDVLDRIDKIVPPGTNLSSRDAGHVPPSLTEPDQRRRDR; encoded by the coding sequence TACGGATCATCCGTCGCGCCCTCGACGCGGGCATCAACTTCGTCGACACGGCCGACGTCTACTCCGCCGGTGAGTCGGAGACGATCGTCGGCAAGGCCCTGGCCGGTGGCCGCCGGGACGGTGTGGTGCTCGCCACCAAGTTCCACGGCAGTCTCGGCGAGGACCCCAACGAGCGGGGCAACTCGCGCCGCTGGATCATCCGGGAGGTCGAGAACAGCCTGCGGCGCCTGGGCACCGACTGGATCGACCTCTACCAGGTCCACCGGCCGGAGCCGGACACCGACTTCGACGAGACGCTCGGGGCCCTGACGGACCTCGTACGTCAGGGGAAGATCCGGTACATCGGGACGTCGACGTTCGAGCCGTCGGCGATCGTGGAGGGCCAGTGGATCGCCGAGCGCCGGGGCCGGGAGCGGGTGGTCGCGGAGCAGCCTCCGTACTCGCTGCTCGCCCGGGGCATCGAGCGTGAGGTGCTGCCGGTCGCCCAGCGGTACGGACTCGGTGTGCTGGCCTGGAGCCCGCTGGCGGGCGGCTGGCTGTCCGGCCGCTACCGCAAGGGGGCTGAGCAGCCCCGCTCCAGCCGCGCGGACCGCCAGGCCGAACGGTTCGACATCGTGTCCCCGGAGAACGCCGCCAAGCTGGACGCGGCGGAGGCCCTCGCCCAGCTCGCGGAAGAGGCAGGACTGACCCTGATCCAGCTCGCCCTCGCCTTCGTCATCGAGCACCCGGCGGTCACCTCGGCCATCATCGGCCCGCGCACGCTCGACCAGTTGGAGAGCCAGCTCGGCGCGGACTCGGTCCGGCTGAGCCGGGACGTCCTCGACCGGATCGACAAGATCGTGCCTCCGGGCACCAACCTCTCCTCGCGCGACGCGGGCCATGTCCCGCCGTCGCTCACGGAACCGGACCAGCGCCGCCGCGACCGCTGA
- a CDS encoding KH domain-containing protein, with protein sequence MTTAHVAAAVPVMLDLRAHRKVPGSPDGYVELWERLEPVLVTVDPRSGPRVRLDFGEEGEVGVWFLSPATAPVPFSAATPFAVRGVLEPPRVRYPCDTCRASGVTTYAPFSCTGCGTKERPGRVCDAHAVFLEGSLRASCARHVPTCRCGRSARSWCGGTRCRSGRAWCDDHLVSHPGDASLAYCVDCHADRFPACERPGCPATGHIRCEHRTLDDARACGRRVCGEHVMRWQIYGSRSKGLALCSRHDGDLRGSAPEALVALVVAGTVARSQARRGSRHGGRRAFLPRIGIVRHIFINTCQCVLDMGAVDALFVRLQDDLRRRGARDSGNLVQTALGLLDEQAASRREDVQRFRDSHEEGRGHFARLRTLLQQSGKHELADAVTFSDYRRKSNILFVRVPQEMRSRFIGTGGSVVKDLRTRLGINIQLERE encoded by the coding sequence ATGACCACGGCACATGTCGCGGCCGCCGTGCCCGTCATGCTGGATCTGCGGGCCCACCGGAAGGTGCCCGGATCGCCCGACGGCTACGTGGAACTGTGGGAACGGCTGGAGCCCGTCCTGGTGACGGTCGACCCCCGTTCGGGGCCGCGGGTGCGGCTCGACTTCGGCGAGGAGGGAGAGGTCGGGGTCTGGTTCCTCAGCCCGGCCACGGCGCCCGTGCCCTTCAGCGCGGCGACCCCCTTCGCCGTACGTGGAGTTCTGGAGCCGCCGCGGGTCAGGTACCCCTGCGACACGTGCCGGGCCTCCGGGGTGACCACCTATGCCCCGTTCTCCTGCACCGGCTGCGGCACCAAGGAGAGGCCCGGCCGGGTCTGCGACGCTCACGCGGTCTTCCTGGAAGGCAGTCTCCGGGCCTCCTGCGCCCGGCACGTACCCACCTGCCGATGCGGCCGGTCGGCCCGCAGTTGGTGCGGGGGCACGCGCTGCCGTTCGGGGCGGGCGTGGTGCGACGACCACCTCGTGTCGCACCCCGGCGATGCCTCCCTGGCCTACTGCGTGGACTGCCACGCCGACCGCTTCCCCGCCTGTGAGCGGCCCGGTTGCCCGGCCACGGGGCACATCCGTTGCGAGCACCGCACCCTGGACGACGCGCGCGCCTGCGGCCGCCGCGTCTGTGGCGAGCACGTCATGCGGTGGCAGATCTACGGATCGCGGAGCAAGGGGCTCGCGCTGTGCAGCCGGCACGACGGCGACTTGCGCGGTTCCGCACCCGAGGCCCTGGTCGCCCTCGTCGTGGCGGGTACCGTGGCACGTTCCCAGGCCCGCCGTGGTAGCCGGCACGGCGGACGCCGGGCCTTCCTGCCGCGGATCGGCATCGTCCGGCACATCTTCATCAACACCTGTCAGTGCGTCCTCGACATGGGGGCGGTCGACGCCCTGTTCGTACGGCTCCAGGACGACTTGCGACGCCGCGGCGCCCGGGACAGCGGCAACCTCGTGCAGACGGCTCTCGGCCTACTCGACGAACAGGCGGCGTCACGGCGCGAGGACGTGCAGCGGTTCCGCGACAGCCACGAAGAGGGACGCGGGCACTTCGCACGGTTGCGGACGCTGCTGCAGCAGTCCGGGAAGCACGAGCTCGCGGACGCCGTCACGTTCTCCGACTACCGGCGCAAGAGCAACATCCTCTTCGTACGGGTCCCCCAGGAGATGCGCAGCCGGTTCATCGGCACCGGCGGTTCGGTGGTGAAGGATCTGCGGACGCGGCTCGGTATCAACATCCAATTGGAGCGGGAATGA
- a CDS encoding SAM-dependent methyltransferase, with protein MTDIESRIDTSQPHTARIWNYWTGGKDNYPVDREAGDRIRELHPGIGEYAKADRLFLGRAVRYLTEQEGIRQFLDIGTGLPSADNTHEVAQRVAPDARVVYVDNDPLVLAHARALLVGTPEGRTDYLDADLRDVDTILSAAAKTLDLSQPVALMLLGVVIFVENDEESYAIVRRLMDALAPGSHLVLSHTVTHPDMPDVDAAVAFWNEHGTPKLTQRTPDAVVRYFESLELLAPGVVSCSAWRPETPTPDVAMYAGVGRK; from the coding sequence GTGACGGACATCGAATCGCGCATCGACACGTCCCAGCCGCACACCGCCCGGATATGGAACTACTGGACCGGTGGTAAGGACAATTACCCGGTCGATCGGGAGGCCGGCGACCGGATCCGCGAGCTGCATCCCGGGATCGGGGAGTACGCGAAGGCGGACCGGCTGTTCCTGGGGCGGGCGGTGCGGTACCTGACCGAGCAGGAGGGCATCCGGCAGTTCCTGGACATCGGGACGGGGCTGCCGAGCGCCGACAACACGCACGAGGTTGCCCAGCGTGTCGCCCCCGACGCGCGTGTCGTGTACGTGGACAACGACCCGCTCGTGCTGGCGCACGCCCGTGCCCTGCTGGTCGGGACGCCCGAGGGCCGCACCGACTACCTGGACGCCGATCTGCGGGACGTCGACACGATCCTGTCCGCCGCAGCGAAGACGCTCGACCTCTCGCAGCCGGTCGCGCTGATGCTGCTCGGGGTCGTCATCTTCGTCGAGAACGACGAGGAGTCGTACGCGATCGTCCGCAGGCTCATGGACGCGCTTGCCCCCGGCAGCCACCTCGTCCTGTCCCACACGGTCACTCACCCCGACATGCCGGATGTCGACGCGGCGGTGGCGTTCTGGAACGAGCATGGCACCCCGAAGCTCACGCAGCGGACCCCTGACGCCGTCGTGCGCTACTTCGAAAGCCTGGAGCTGCTGGCACCCGGGGTGGTGTCATGCTCCGCGTGGCGGCCGGAGACGCCGACGCCGGACGTTGCGATGTACGCGGGCGTCGGCCGCAAGTGA
- a CDS encoding DinB family protein, translated as MGIEGVRTDRLGLLLDQFDKAREMAGVRLAGLGDEEYLWEPVPGCWSLRRRAEATTPRAFGPGEWVMDLGAADIPASEYAEVARQAAGGMSVEKIAEDWSVTVERVEQILAHTGAPEPDETPVTTIAWRLGHLHYQFAGSWEWTFGERRQDPKQMIDFSPSAAPTLERFWPVIDRWRADVGALTEDQLDTVGLSQYPYGSDPEEPFISVLWGANLELVHHMAEISLLRDLWRARFTTPR; from the coding sequence ATGGGGATCGAGGGCGTACGGACCGACCGTCTGGGCCTGCTGCTCGACCAGTTCGACAAGGCCAGGGAGATGGCCGGGGTGCGGCTGGCGGGGCTCGGCGACGAGGAGTACCTGTGGGAGCCGGTGCCCGGCTGCTGGTCGCTCCGACGGCGCGCCGAGGCGACGACTCCGCGGGCGTTCGGGCCGGGCGAGTGGGTGATGGACCTGGGCGCCGCGGACATCCCGGCCAGCGAGTACGCGGAGGTCGCCCGGCAGGCGGCCGGCGGCATGTCGGTGGAGAAGATCGCCGAGGACTGGAGCGTGACCGTCGAGCGGGTCGAGCAGATTTTGGCGCACACCGGCGCACCGGAGCCGGACGAGACGCCCGTCACGACCATCGCGTGGCGGCTGGGCCACCTGCACTACCAGTTCGCGGGCAGCTGGGAGTGGACCTTCGGCGAACGACGGCAGGACCCGAAGCAGATGATCGACTTCTCCCCTTCGGCGGCCCCGACCCTGGAGCGCTTCTGGCCGGTGATCGACCGCTGGCGCGCGGACGTCGGCGCCCTCACCGAGGACCAGCTCGACACGGTCGGCCTCTCGCAGTACCCGTACGGCTCCGACCCCGAGGAACCGTTCATCTCCGTGTTGTGGGGGGCCAACCTCGAACTCGTCCACCACATGGCCGAGATCTCATTGCTCCGCGACCTGTGGCGGGCCCGCTTCACCACTCCCCGATAG
- a CDS encoding DUF1048 domain-containing protein, translating to MNFWETITGSDLTREWKAFETRAQALPDDYLAAWEQIKGHLFPHGDFTGRNLMPILDAALGLLEETAADGQSVHEVLGDDIRGFCTALAGGEGARTHRDRWREQLNRNVARKLSRLGG from the coding sequence ATGAACTTCTGGGAGACCATCACAGGCAGCGATCTCACCAGGGAATGGAAGGCGTTCGAAACCCGGGCCCAGGCCCTGCCGGACGACTACCTGGCGGCGTGGGAACAGATCAAGGGCCACCTCTTCCCCCATGGGGACTTCACCGGCCGCAACCTGATGCCGATCCTCGACGCCGCCCTGGGGTTGCTCGAAGAAACAGCGGCGGACGGGCAGAGCGTCCACGAGGTGCTCGGCGACGACATCCGGGGCTTTTGCACCGCGCTGGCCGGTGGAGAAGGGGCCCGAACCCATCGCGACCGGTGGCGCGAGCAGTTGAACAGGAACGTCGCAAGGAAATTGAGCCGGCTGGGAGGCTGA
- a CDS encoding thioredoxin domain-containing protein, which translates to MAKRVHQPREDAEFDFILGMSEVPVLAYFTGTWPKAIEPCRAMDLVVGGIADEYAGRLTAVRTDMTRCPAATQRYGITGAPSYVLLKDGEVVAHGTGPMTTAEVRELLDGHL; encoded by the coding sequence ATGGCGAAGCGGGTTCACCAACCCCGTGAGGACGCGGAGTTCGATTTCATCCTCGGGATGAGCGAAGTCCCGGTCCTCGCATACTTCACCGGGACATGGCCCAAGGCAATCGAGCCCTGCCGGGCGATGGACCTCGTCGTGGGTGGCATCGCAGACGAGTACGCGGGCCGCCTCACGGCCGTCCGCACCGACATGACGCGCTGTCCGGCCGCAACCCAGCGATACGGGATCACCGGAGCCCCGTCCTACGTCCTGCTGAAGGACGGAGAGGTGGTGGCGCACGGCACCGGTCCCATGACCACCGCCGAGGTACGGGAACTCCTGGACGGCCACCTCTGA
- a CDS encoding HIT domain-containing protein: MSICVFCEIVAGRAPATVVREWDDALALVPLGPVVDGHTLVIPKQHVADFGEDPEVSAATMRRAAELAAGDRPMNVITSRGRAATQSVFHLHLHLVPRAENDGLALPWYSGHGRRAS, from the coding sequence ATGAGCATCTGCGTGTTCTGCGAGATCGTCGCGGGTCGTGCGCCTGCCACGGTCGTGCGAGAGTGGGACGACGCGCTCGCGCTCGTACCGCTCGGCCCGGTCGTCGACGGCCACACCCTGGTCATCCCGAAGCAGCATGTTGCCGACTTCGGCGAGGATCCCGAGGTGTCGGCGGCAACGATGCGCCGTGCGGCAGAACTTGCCGCCGGAGACCGGCCGATGAACGTCATCACCTCGCGGGGCCGTGCTGCGACCCAGTCCGTCTTCCACCTGCACCTGCACCTGGTGCCGCGCGCGGAGAACGACGGCCTCGCACTTCCCTGGTACAGCGGGCACGGCCGGAGGGCATCGTGA
- a CDS encoding PadR family transcriptional regulator encodes MDDLTEMLKGTLEGCVLEIIGNEETYGYAITRQLNELGFADVVEGTVYTILLRLERNGLVQVTKRPSGVGPPRKFYALNDAGREELAKFWAKWQYVSSRIDRLKEGGR; translated from the coding sequence GTGGACGACCTGACGGAGATGCTGAAGGGCACGCTCGAAGGGTGCGTGCTCGAAATCATCGGCAACGAGGAAACCTACGGGTACGCCATCACCCGTCAGTTGAACGAGCTCGGCTTCGCCGACGTCGTCGAGGGGACGGTGTACACCATCTTGCTGCGGCTGGAGAGAAACGGACTCGTCCAGGTGACGAAACGACCATCCGGGGTCGGTCCACCGCGCAAGTTCTACGCGCTCAACGACGCCGGACGCGAGGAACTCGCGAAGTTCTGGGCGAAGTGGCAGTACGTCTCATCACGCATCGACAGGCTCAAGGAAGGCGGGAGATGA
- a CDS encoding hemerythrin domain-containing protein, whose product MTERETTRLVAWSQELRRVHGRLREALSVTRASLADGTPGEAATRELLLYCHGFCTALDAHHQGEDRTLFPAIAAAHPELRPVLRSLEQDHSMIAHLLGSLRASVDRAAPPEELDHHLEGIAAIMENHFRYEERQLLTVLEALELAAIPQEVLGPI is encoded by the coding sequence GTGACTGAGCGCGAGACGACCAGGCTCGTCGCCTGGAGCCAAGAACTCCGCCGGGTGCACGGCCGACTGAGGGAAGCGCTGTCCGTGACGCGCGCCTCCCTCGCCGACGGCACCCCCGGTGAGGCGGCCACCCGTGAACTGCTGCTGTATTGCCATGGCTTCTGCACGGCTCTCGACGCCCACCACCAGGGCGAAGACCGCACTCTGTTTCCAGCCATCGCAGCTGCGCATCCGGAACTCCGGCCGGTGCTGCGCTCGCTCGAGCAGGATCACTCGATGATCGCCCACCTGCTCGGCAGCCTCCGTGCCTCGGTCGACCGGGCCGCGCCGCCGGAGGAGCTTGACCACCACCTCGAAGGCATCGCAGCGATCATGGAGAACCACTTCCGCTACGAGGAGCGGCAACTGCTCACTGTGCTCGAAGCCCTTGAGCTGGCAGCCATACCCCAAGAGGTACTGGGCCCGATATGA
- a CDS encoding DUF1048 domain-containing protein: protein MSIHDITEGKKQWRAHMARVKALPPDYQIVYKEMQRYLFKVGPIHLPDGPLLPGIVDFFEEGVAGGKGVLELIGKDVAAFCDDLVKDSRTFADVHQESISGEAGTAEN from the coding sequence GTGAGCATCCACGACATCACCGAGGGCAAGAAGCAGTGGCGGGCGCACATGGCTCGGGTCAAGGCGCTCCCGCCGGACTACCAGATCGTCTACAAGGAGATGCAGAGGTACCTGTTCAAGGTCGGACCGATCCACCTGCCTGACGGGCCCCTGCTCCCCGGCATCGTCGACTTCTTCGAAGAAGGCGTCGCCGGGGGCAAGGGGGTCTTGGAACTCATCGGCAAGGACGTCGCCGCGTTCTGCGACGACCTGGTCAAGGACTCACGCACCTTTGCGGACGTCCATCAGGAGTCCATCAGCGGGGAAGCCGGCACGGCCGAGAATTAA